The Streptomyces kanamyceticus genome window below encodes:
- a CDS encoding SDR family NAD(P)-dependent oxidoreductase, translating to MPVEDFYDRLAQGGYHYGPLFQGLHTAWHDPHTNTLYADITLPPDTDVTPYGIHPALLDAALHTLGAADESVQEVRLPFNFSGVTLHATGATSLRVRVTPHTSTGDSVTLTLADPTGAPVAHIDTLTLRTLTTEQLAAAGENAVNDALFQLSWQPAPAVEATTAAPHWAVLGHASAVIPAPLDTLPAYPDLVALAAAVDAGEKLPEAVFLPCLPIAVAEDAVEATHARTAGLLSLLQSWRADSRLAAVRLVVVTSGAVAVGAGDSARDLPGAALWGLVRAAQAESPDSFTLLDVDGGGSLGDLPGVLASGEPQLAFRDGAVHLARLASADSTAELALPSGPGPWRVDVTEKGTLENLALVANPSAERPLAPGEVRVALRAAGLNFRDVLIALGMYPGDAPIGSEGAGVVIEVGQDVAGATGLKPGDRVMGLLTEGAGPVSITDQRYLARVPRGWSYAQAAATPIVFLTAYYGLFDLGGLRSGESVLVHAATGGVGMAAVQLARHAGAEVYGTASPGKWDVLRQQGLDDAHFANSRTLDFEAAFLERTGGRGMDVVLDSLSGEFVDASLRLLPRGGRFLEMGKTDIREPEAVRADHPDIDYRAFDLMDAGHDRIQEMFVELLALFESGALRPLPVSAWDIRRSPDAFRHLGQAKHTGKVVLTVPTSLAEVSSDAWVLVTGGTGALGGLFARHLVTEHGVRRLVLTSRQGESAPGAAELVAELSAAGAESVRVAACDVADRVALRELLESIAADGPLGAIVHTAGVVDDGLVDALSTERLARVLRPKVDAAWNLHELTGELGLDVGAFVVFSSVAGVVGSPGQGNYAAANAFLDALAERRRASGLPASSLAWGLWDQSGGTGMGGALDRADLERIARSGFVPLAADDGLSLFDAAVASGRGALVPTRIDVKALLARADRAELPPVLQGLVGGGSGGGRRVAAGATAAGGSLVERLAALTADEQQRHLLHLVRGEVAAVLGRGADGTLEPTRAFKDLGFDSLTAVELRNRVNAVSGLRLPATLVFDHPTPGALATYLRKELCGDLAASGTAAPPASATATADDPIAIVGMSCRLPGGVDSPAGLWRLLSEGADAIGDFPTDRGWDLDRLYDPDPNTSGTSYVRQGGFIEGADRFDAAFFGINPREAIATDPQQRLLLEATWEAFEHAGIDPETRRGSDTGVFAGVIFGDYTSRLSAIPEGYEGYISTGNTTSVASGRLAYAFGLEGPAVTVDTACSSSLVALHLAAQALRNGECSQALVGGATIMSGPTNFIEFSRQRALSPDGRCKAFAASADGTGWGEGVGVLVLERLSDARRRGHRVLAVVRGSAINQDGASNGLTAPNGPSQERVIRQALASAGLDGSGVDAVEAHGTGTKLGDPIEAQALLATYGKSRDAEQPLWLGSLKSNIGHTLAAAGVAGVIKMVESMRHGVLPRTLHVDEPTPHVDWESGAVSLLTEATPWPELDRPRRSAVSSFGISGTNAHVILEQAPEVPAEETAARGEPGAPLDGERTTVDGSVGDGVVVWPLSGKSVDALRERAVQLAVFVRESAGEVDLPDVARALATSRTHFEERAALTATTRQDLLAGLDALATGAEHPTLATGSVLPGKTVFVFPGQGSQWAGMGRDLYTTSPVFAAQLDACATALAPHTDFDLIDVIHQHDGAPGLDRVDVIQPALWAMMISLARLWQHHGIHPDAVIGHSQGEIAAAHIAGALTLEDSAAIVALRARTLRRLAGTGTMASLPLDADQARDLITTHHLDDVHIAAHNSPTTTVIAGNHHQIHTLVTACRAQDIRARAIDVDYASHTHHVETLREELTQRLAHITPNPPTPPSPSTPPSTPPTSPTPPPSPPTTGSTTSATPSSSNKPPKPSTTTDTPTTSKPAPTPS from the coding sequence CTGCCCGTCGAGGACTTCTACGACCGCCTCGCCCAGGGCGGCTACCACTACGGCCCCCTCTTCCAAGGCCTCCACACCGCCTGGCACGACCCCCACACCAACACCCTCTACGCCGACATCACCCTGCCCCCCGACACCGACGTCACCCCATACGGCATCCACCCCGCCCTCCTCGACGCCGCCCTCCACACCCTGGGTGCCGCCGACGAGAGCGTCCAGGAGGTCCGTCTGCCCTTCAACTTCTCGGGCGTCACCCTCCACGCCACCGGCGCCACCAGCCTCCGCGTCCGCGTCACCCCCCACACCAGTACCGGCGACAGCGTCACCCTCACCCTCGCCGACCCCACCGGCGCCCCCGTCGCCCACATCGACACCCTCACCCTGCGCACCCTCACAACCGAGCAACTGGCAGCGGCAGGCGAGAACGCGGTCAACGACGCGCTGTTCCAGCTGAGTTGGCAGCCCGCTCCGGCCGTCGAAGCCACCACTGCGGCGCCGCATTGGGCCGTGCTGGGGCACGCCTCCGCTGTCATCCCCGCCCCTCTGGACACGCTCCCCGCCTACCCGGACCTCGTCGCCCTCGCCGCTGCCGTCGACGCGGGGGAGAAGCTGCCCGAGGCCGTCTTCCTCCCCTGCCTGCCGATCGCCGTGGCCGAGGACGCGGTCGAGGCTACCCACGCCCGTACGGCCGGCCTCCTCTCGCTGCTGCAGAGCTGGCGTGCCGACAGCCGTCTGGCCGCGGTCCGGCTGGTCGTCGTCACCTCCGGTGCCGTGGCCGTCGGGGCGGGGGACTCGGCGCGGGATCTGCCGGGGGCCGCGTTGTGGGGCCTGGTCCGCGCGGCCCAGGCCGAGAGCCCCGATTCCTTCACGCTCCTCGACGTGGACGGTGGCGGGTCGCTCGGTGACCTGCCCGGCGTACTGGCCTCCGGTGAACCGCAGTTGGCGTTCCGTGACGGTGCCGTGCACCTCGCGCGCCTGGCTTCCGCCGACTCCACGGCCGAGCTCGCGCTGCCGTCCGGTCCCGGGCCGTGGCGTGTCGACGTCACGGAGAAGGGCACCCTGGAGAACCTCGCCCTGGTCGCCAACCCGAGCGCGGAGCGTCCCCTCGCGCCGGGTGAGGTCCGGGTCGCGTTGCGCGCCGCCGGGCTGAACTTCCGTGACGTCCTCATCGCGCTCGGCATGTACCCGGGTGACGCGCCCATCGGCAGCGAGGGCGCGGGTGTCGTCATCGAGGTCGGCCAGGACGTGGCGGGGGCCACCGGACTCAAGCCGGGCGACCGCGTCATGGGTCTGCTCACCGAGGGTGCGGGCCCGGTGTCGATCACCGATCAGCGCTATCTGGCCCGCGTTCCGCGCGGCTGGAGCTATGCGCAGGCGGCCGCGACGCCGATCGTCTTCCTCACCGCCTACTACGGCCTGTTCGACCTCGGCGGTCTGCGGTCGGGGGAGTCCGTACTGGTGCACGCCGCGACGGGCGGCGTCGGCATGGCGGCCGTCCAGCTGGCCCGGCACGCGGGTGCCGAGGTCTACGGCACCGCGAGCCCCGGCAAGTGGGACGTGCTGCGCCAACAGGGTCTCGACGACGCCCACTTCGCCAACTCCCGCACCCTCGACTTCGAGGCCGCGTTCCTTGAGCGCACCGGGGGGCGTGGCATGGACGTCGTCCTGGACTCGCTTTCCGGCGAGTTCGTCGACGCCTCTCTGCGGCTGCTGCCGCGGGGAGGCCGGTTCCTGGAGATGGGCAAGACCGACATCCGCGAACCCGAGGCGGTGCGCGCCGACCACCCGGACATCGACTACCGGGCCTTCGACCTCATGGACGCGGGACACGACCGCATCCAGGAGATGTTCGTCGAACTGCTCGCGCTCTTCGAGAGCGGCGCGCTGCGCCCGCTGCCCGTCTCCGCCTGGGACATCCGCCGCTCACCCGACGCCTTCCGCCACCTCGGCCAGGCCAAGCACACCGGCAAGGTCGTCCTGACCGTCCCGACGTCACTCGCCGAAGTGTCGTCGGACGCATGGGTGTTGGTGACGGGCGGTACGGGTGCGTTGGGCGGTCTGTTCGCCCGGCACCTGGTGACCGAGCACGGCGTACGCCGTCTGGTGTTGACGAGTCGTCAGGGCGAGTCGGCCCCGGGGGCCGCCGAGTTGGTGGCGGAGCTGTCGGCCGCGGGCGCGGAGTCGGTGCGGGTGGCCGCGTGCGATGTGGCCGATCGCGTGGCGCTGCGCGAGTTGCTGGAGTCGATCGCCGCGGACGGTCCGCTGGGCGCCATCGTGCACACGGCGGGGGTGGTGGACGACGGTCTGGTGGACGCGCTGAGCACCGAGCGGCTGGCGCGGGTGCTGCGTCCGAAGGTGGACGCGGCCTGGAACCTGCACGAGCTGACGGGCGAACTCGGCCTGGACGTGGGAGCGTTCGTGGTGTTCTCGTCGGTGGCCGGTGTGGTGGGCAGTCCGGGGCAGGGCAACTACGCGGCGGCGAACGCCTTCCTGGACGCGCTGGCCGAGCGGCGGCGGGCGTCCGGCTTGCCCGCGTCGTCGCTGGCGTGGGGACTGTGGGACCAGTCGGGCGGCACCGGCATGGGCGGCGCCCTCGACCGGGCCGACCTCGAACGCATCGCCCGGAGCGGCTTCGTGCCGCTCGCGGCCGACGATGGCCTGTCCTTGTTCGACGCCGCGGTGGCGTCGGGCCGCGGCGCCCTCGTGCCGACGCGCATCGACGTGAAGGCGCTGCTGGCCCGCGCCGACCGAGCCGAACTCCCGCCCGTCCTGCAGGGGTTGGTGGGCGGCGGCAGCGGTGGCGGGCGACGCGTCGCCGCCGGGGCCACGGCGGCCGGTGGCTCGCTGGTGGAGCGGCTCGCCGCGCTCACCGCCGACGAACAGCAGCGGCACCTCCTCCACCTGGTGCGCGGCGAGGTCGCCGCCGTCCTCGGCCGCGGCGCCGACGGCACGCTCGAACCCACCCGCGCCTTCAAGGACCTGGGCTTCGACTCGCTCACCGCCGTCGAGCTCCGCAACCGGGTGAACGCCGTCTCGGGTCTGCGGCTTCCCGCGACCCTCGTCTTCGACCATCCGACGCCGGGCGCACTCGCCACGTACTTGCGCAAGGAACTCTGCGGCGACCTCGCGGCCTCCGGCACGGCGGCCCCTCCCGCATCCGCCACCGCCACGGCCGACGACCCGATCGCCATCGTCGGCATGAGCTGCCGCCTGCCCGGCGGCGTGGATTCGCCCGCGGGCCTGTGGCGGCTCCTGTCCGAAGGCGCCGACGCCATCGGGGACTTCCCTACGGACCGCGGCTGGGACCTCGACCGTCTCTACGACCCGGACCCGAACACCTCCGGCACGTCCTATGTCCGACAGGGCGGGTTCATCGAGGGTGCCGACCGCTTCGACGCCGCGTTCTTCGGCATCAACCCGCGTGAGGCCATCGCCACGGACCCCCAGCAGCGACTGCTGCTCGAAGCGACGTGGGAGGCGTTCGAGCACGCGGGCATCGATCCGGAGACGCGGCGCGGCAGTGACACCGGCGTCTTCGCGGGCGTCATCTTCGGCGACTACACCTCGCGCCTCAGCGCGATCCCGGAGGGATACGAGGGCTACATCTCCACCGGCAACACCACCAGCGTCGCCTCCGGCCGCCTCGCCTACGCCTTCGGTCTCGAAGGCCCGGCCGTCACCGTCGACACGGCCTGCTCGTCGTCGCTGGTGGCTCTCCACCTCGCCGCGCAGGCGCTGCGCAACGGGGAGTGCTCACAAGCCCTCGTCGGCGGCGCGACCATCATGTCCGGGCCGACGAACTTCATCGAGTTCAGTCGACAGCGCGCGCTCTCCCCGGACGGCCGCTGCAAGGCCTTCGCGGCATCGGCCGACGGCACGGGCTGGGGCGAGGGAGTCGGTGTCCTCGTCCTGGAACGGCTCTCCGACGCGCGGCGCCGAGGCCACCGAGTCCTCGCCGTGGTGCGGGGCTCGGCCATCAACCAGGACGGTGCGAGCAACGGCCTGACCGCCCCCAACGGCCCCTCCCAGGAGCGCGTGATCCGGCAGGCGCTCGCCAGCGCCGGGCTCGACGGCTCCGGCGTCGACGCGGTCGAGGCGCACGGTACCGGGACCAAGCTGGGTGACCCGATCGAGGCGCAGGCGCTGCTCGCCACGTACGGCAAGAGCCGCGACGCCGAACAGCCCTTGTGGCTCGGTTCGTTGAAGTCCAACATCGGCCACACGCTGGCCGCGGCCGGAGTCGCGGGCGTCATCAAGATGGTCGAGTCGATGCGGCACGGCGTGCTGCCCAGGACGCTGCACGTCGACGAGCCGACCCCGCACGTCGACTGGGAGTCCGGCGCGGTCTCCCTCCTGACCGAGGCCACCCCGTGGCCCGAGCTCGACCGGCCGCGCCGCTCGGCGGTCTCCTCGTTCGGCATCAGCGGCACCAACGCGCACGTGATCCTGGAGCAGGCGCCGGAGGTTCCCGCCGAGGAGACGGCGGCGCGGGGCGAGCCGGGAGCGCCGCTCGACGGAGAACGGACCACGGTCGACGGCTCGGTCGGTGACGGTGTGGTCGTGTGGCCGCTGTCGGGCAAGTCCGTGGACGCGTTGCGGGAGCGGGCTGTTCAGTTGGCGGTGTTCGTGCGTGAGTCGGCCGGGGAGGTGGACCTGCCGGATGTGGCGCGGGCGCTGGCCACCTCGCGTACCCACTTCGAGGAGCGGGCCGCGCTGACCGCCACCACCCGCCAGGACCTGCTGGCCGGGCTGGACGCCCTGGCCACCGGCGCCGAACACCCCACCCTGGCCACCGGCAGCGTCCTGCCCGGCAAGACCGTGTTCGTCTTCCCCGGCCAGGGCTCCCAATGGGCCGGCATGGGCCGCGACCTCTACACCACCTCCCCCGTCTTCGCCGCCCAGCTGGACGCCTGCGCCACCGCCCTGGCCCCGCACACCGACTTCGACCTCATCGACGTCATCCACCAGCACGACGGCGCCCCCGGCCTGGACCGCGTCGACGTCATCCAGCCCGCCCTGTGGGCCATGATGATCAGCCTGGCCCGGCTCTGGCAGCACCACGGCATCCACCCCGACGCCGTCATCGGCCACTCCCAGGGCGAGATCGCCGCCGCCCACATCGCCGGCGCCCTCACCCTGGAGGACTCCGCCGCCATCGTCGCCCTGCGCGCCCGCACCCTGCGCCGCCTGGCCGGCACCGGCACCATGGCCTCCCTGCCCCTGGACGCCGACCAGGCCCGCGACCTCATCACCACACACCACCTCGACGACGTCCACATCGCCGCCCACAACAGCCCCACCACCACCGTCATCGCCGGCAACCACCACCAGATCCACACCCTGGTCACCGCCTGCCGCGCCCAGGACATCCGCGCCCGCGCCATCGACGTCGACTACGCCTCACACACCCACCACGTCGAAACCCTGCGCGAAGAACTCACCCAACGCCTCGCCCACATCACCCCCAACCCGCCGACCCCACCATCGCCTTCTACTCCACCCTCCACGCCACCCACATCACCGACACCACCACCCTCACCACCGACTACTGGATCAACAACCTCCGCCACCCCGTCCTCTTCCAACAAACCACCGAAACCCTCCACAACGACGGACACACCCACTACATCGAAACCAGCCCCCACCCCGTCCTGA
- a CDS encoding type I polyketide synthase gives MEEHMANTASTGSTSNNENEDKLRDYLKRTAADLRQTRRRLHEAEAREQEPIAIVGMGCRYPGDISSPDELWQLVSGGGDAISEFPVNRGWDLDNVHHPDPEHPGTAYVTKGGFLHDADRFDADFFGISPREAEAMDPQQRVLLEAAWEAFEHAGIAPDALKGSRTGAFIGAIGQEYAPRGSALPAEYEGYVLTGTTTSVASGRLAYTFGFEGPAVTVDTSCSSSLVALHLAVQALRNGECSLALAGGVTVLPTPRLFVEFSKQRGLSMDGRCKAFAASADGTGFGEGAGVLVVERLSDAQRRGHRVLAVVRGSAVNQDGASNGLTAPNGPSQERVIRQALASARLSAADVDAVEAHGTGTRLGDPIEAQALLATYGQGREPGRPLWLGSVKSNIGHTNAAAGVAGVIKMVQAMRHEVLPQTLHVDEPTSQVDWTDGSVSLLTEAREWVVEGDRPRRAGVSSFGISGTNAHVIVEQAPQTENETRAEAVPVEGPVLWPVSGKSVEAVRAQGAQLASFVRESGAGLDAAVVSGVLAGARSQFEHRAVVVGSDAQELTEALEALAAGQSHPGLVTGIDTPGRTVFLFTGQGSQRPGMARELYDSSAVFAAAFDEVCVLLDAGLPRPLKEVVFGDDAEALEQTQYAQAGLFAVQVGLFRLSEHRGLRPDVVLGHSIGELAAAYVAGLWSLEDACTLVAARGRLMQAAPTGGAMASIAASEEEVLALLAGRGDVGLAAVNSADSLVISGEAEAVAEIAAHFAQLGRRVKHLHVSHAFHSAHMDSALPGFQEAARQVTPQPLTLPLISNVTGQTATDEELADPGYWVRQLRGTVRFADGLRHAQELGATRFVELGPDAVLSTLTPEDAVRIPLLRRTTPDPQAIALALATAHAHGIPLTWPPATAHLDLPTYPFQQDRYWLHANPPAGDVASLGQVPAGHGLLGAAVSLAADGTTVFTGRLSLASHPWLADHAVNDTVLVPGTAFVELALHAGHHTHTPHLDDLTIETPLTLTHDNPATIQVLVGADNPDGSRSLTIHSHTGEGTGWTRHATATLTPTPTGQPLNPS, from the coding sequence GTGGAAGAACACATGGCGAACACCGCCAGCACGGGCAGCACGTCCAACAACGAGAACGAGGACAAGCTCCGCGACTACCTCAAGCGGACCGCCGCCGACCTGCGCCAGACGCGCAGGCGGCTGCACGAGGCCGAGGCCCGCGAGCAGGAGCCGATCGCCATCGTCGGCATGGGCTGCCGCTACCCCGGTGACATCTCCTCGCCGGACGAGCTGTGGCAGCTGGTCAGCGGGGGCGGCGACGCGATCTCCGAGTTCCCCGTCAACCGCGGCTGGGACCTGGACAACGTCCACCACCCCGACCCGGAGCACCCCGGCACCGCCTACGTCACCAAGGGCGGCTTCCTGCACGACGCCGACCGTTTCGACGCCGACTTCTTCGGCATCAGCCCCCGCGAGGCCGAGGCGATGGACCCGCAGCAGCGGGTGCTCCTGGAAGCGGCCTGGGAGGCCTTCGAACACGCGGGCATCGCGCCCGACGCGCTCAAGGGCAGCCGGACCGGCGCCTTCATCGGCGCCATCGGCCAGGAGTACGCACCACGCGGCAGCGCCCTGCCCGCCGAGTACGAGGGTTACGTCCTCACCGGCACCACCACCAGCGTCGCCTCCGGCCGACTCGCCTACACCTTCGGCTTCGAGGGCCCTGCGGTCACGGTCGACACGTCCTGCTCGTCCTCACTGGTCGCCCTGCACCTCGCAGTGCAGGCACTGCGCAACGGCGAGTGCTCGCTGGCCCTCGCGGGCGGCGTCACCGTGCTGCCCACCCCCCGCCTCTTCGTGGAGTTCAGCAAGCAGCGCGGACTGTCGATGGACGGCCGGTGCAAGGCCTTCGCGGCATCGGCGGACGGCACCGGCTTCGGCGAGGGCGCGGGCGTCCTCGTCGTCGAACGCCTCTCGGACGCCCAGCGCCGAGGTCATCGCGTGCTGGCGGTGGTGCGGGGTTCGGCGGTCAATCAGGACGGCGCGAGCAATGGTCTGACCGCTCCGAACGGTCCTTCGCAGGAGCGGGTGATTCGTCAGGCGTTGGCGAGTGCGCGGTTGTCGGCGGCGGATGTGGATGCGGTGGAGGCTCATGGCACGGGCACCAGGTTGGGTGACCCGATCGAGGCGCAGGCGCTGCTTGCGACGTATGGGCAGGGGCGGGAGCCGGGTCGTCCGTTGTGGCTGGGGTCGGTGAAGTCCAACATCGGCCACACCAACGCGGCGGCCGGTGTCGCGGGTGTCATCAAGATGGTCCAGGCGATGCGGCACGAGGTGCTGCCCCAGACACTGCACGTCGACGAACCGACGTCCCAGGTGGATTGGACCGATGGCTCAGTCTCTCTCCTGACGGAGGCTCGGGAGTGGGTTGTCGAGGGGGATCGGCCGCGTCGGGCGGGTGTGTCGTCGTTCGGTATCAGTGGGACGAATGCGCATGTGATTGTGGAGCAGGCGCCGCAGACCGAGAACGAGACCCGGGCTGAGGCTGTTCCGGTTGAGGGGCCGGTGTTGTGGCCGGTGTCGGGTAAGTCGGTGGAGGCGGTACGGGCGCAGGGCGCGCAGCTGGCCTCGTTCGTCCGGGAGTCCGGTGCGGGTCTGGATGCTGCTGTGGTCAGTGGTGTGCTGGCCGGGGCCCGTTCACAGTTCGAGCACCGCGCGGTCGTGGTCGGATCGGATGCGCAGGAGCTGACGGAGGCGCTGGAGGCACTGGCCGCGGGCCAGTCGCATCCGGGTCTGGTGACGGGTATCGATACTCCGGGCCGGACGGTGTTCTTGTTCACCGGGCAGGGCAGCCAGCGCCCCGGCATGGCCCGGGAGTTGTATGACTCCTCGGCGGTGTTCGCGGCCGCGTTCGATGAGGTGTGCGTCCTGCTGGATGCGGGTCTGCCGCGGCCGTTGAAGGAGGTCGTCTTCGGTGACGACGCGGAGGCGCTGGAGCAGACCCAGTACGCCCAGGCCGGGCTCTTCGCGGTGCAGGTGGGGTTGTTCCGGCTATCGGAGCATCGCGGGCTGCGGCCGGATGTGGTGCTGGGGCATTCGATCGGGGAGCTGGCGGCGGCGTATGTGGCGGGGCTGTGGTCGCTGGAAGATGCCTGCACGCTGGTGGCGGCGCGCGGACGGCTGATGCAGGCCGCCCCCACCGGCGGCGCGATGGCCTCTATCGCGGCGAGTGAGGAGGAGGTGCTGGCGCTGCTGGCCGGGCGCGGCGATGTGGGGTTGGCGGCGGTGAACAGTGCGGACTCCCTGGTGATTTCCGGGGAGGCGGAGGCGGTGGCCGAGATCGCCGCACACTTCGCCCAGCTGGGACGGCGGGTCAAGCACCTGCATGTCAGTCACGCCTTCCACTCCGCCCACATGGACAGCGCCCTGCCCGGCTTCCAGGAGGCGGCCCGCCAGGTCACCCCTCAGCCGCTGACCCTGCCACTGATCTCGAACGTCACCGGCCAGACCGCCACGGACGAGGAGCTGGCCGATCCGGGTTACTGGGTGCGCCAGCTGCGGGGCACCGTCCGCTTCGCCGACGGCCTCCGCCACGCCCAGGAGCTCGGCGCGACCCGGTTCGTGGAGCTGGGCCCGGACGCGGTTTTGAGCACCCTCACCCCCGAGGACGCGGTGCGGATCCCGCTGCTGCGCCGCACCACCCCCGACCCCCAGGCCATCGCGCTGGCCCTGGCCACCGCGCACGCCCACGGCATCCCCCTCACCTGGCCACCCGCGACCGCCCACCTGGACCTGCCCACCTACCCCTTCCAGCAGGACCGCTACTGGCTGCACGCCAACCCGCCGGCGGGGGATGTGGCCAGTCTGGGGCAGGTCCCGGCCGGGCACGGCCTGCTGGGCGCCGCGGTCTCCCTGGCCGCCGACGGCACCACCGTGTTCACCGGCCGCCTCTCGCTGGCCTCGCATCCGTGGCTGGCCGACCACGCGGTGAACGACACCGTCCTGGTGCCCGGCACCGCCTTCGTGGAACTGGCCCTGCACGCCGGACACCACACCCACACCCCCCACCTCGACGACCTCACCATCGAAACCCCCCTCACCCTCACCCACGACAACCCCGCCACCATCCAAGTCCTGGTCGGAGCCGATAATCCCGACGGCTCCCGCTCCCTGACCATCCACTCCCACACCGGCGAGGGCACCGGCTGGACCCGCCACGCCACCGCCACCCTCACCCCCACCCCCACGGGACAACCCCTGAACCCGAGCTGA